A window from Zingiber officinale cultivar Zhangliang chromosome 7A, Zo_v1.1, whole genome shotgun sequence encodes these proteins:
- the LOC122001659 gene encoding probable LRR receptor-like serine/threonine-protein kinase At5g59680 isoform X3, giving the protein MATIGDVATVVSLIGKVIKAATDAQMLKKEFKELVDYLELVGRQLEMLDDGELDDAAMEAFQKMGEVLFQCHDLADSCQRRRTIYLVFNERIAEFTDNKSQSDVHLFTYKQIVKMTHNFEKLIGRGGFGRVYYGLLEDGTDVAIKLQTQSTPQSDREFLAELRSLTRVRHTNLISLIGYCKDGSCLAIVYEYTPRGSLEDHLRGKAGFSVLTWAQRLQIAYQAAKGLDYLHTGCKPPIVHRDVKCSNILLGADLEAKITDFGISRVWNENDNYITTKVVGTPGYLDPEYNGTFHLSKASDVYGFGIILLEMITGQPPIIRGPKVQHIVRWISLRVASEADFVDTSMNGYYDSSSMWKFLQLALRCTDSSSSMRPLMAEVVIQLKEIIEMESSKQMTEDMNSKDVENEEVEEAFITSIAQADRPVCTHQLSANLFTSWTHNTPGRRFWRCKNWKMAGDCGYFKWHDSVQEGVVIEQMDFLINQRNELDEEIKMMDEGNAILLSKLKVLEEKIDELKKSKEAPEMKSESRDRF; this is encoded by the exons ATGGCAACTATAGGTGATGTGGCCACGGTAGTTTCCCTGATTGGTAAAGTAATAAAGGCAGCTACTGATGCCCAAATGCTGAAGAAGGAATTTAAGGAGTTAGTAGACTACTTAGAATTGGTAGGAAGACAATTGGAGATGCTTGATGATGGGGAGCTTGATGATGCTGCCATGGAAGCATTTCAGAAGATGGGGGAGGTTTTGTTTCAGTGTCATGATCTCGCTGATAGCTGCCAGCGACGAAGGACTATCTACCTTGTGTTCAATG AAAGAATTGCTGAATTTACAGACAATAAGTCTCAAAGTGATGTTCACTTGTTCACCTATAAACAAATAGTAAAAATGACACACAACTTTGAGAAGCTCATTGGTAGAGGAGGATTCGGAAGAGTCTATTATGGACTTTTGGAAGATGGAACTGATGTTGCAATCAAGCTACAGACACAATCAACACCACAAAGTGACAGGGAGTTCTTGGCTGAG TTGAGGAGCTTAACACGAGTTCGCCACACAAACCTAATTTCTTTAATTGGCTACTGCAAGGATGGAAGTTGCCTTGCTATTGTCTATGAGTACACGCCTCGAGGAAGCCTTGAAGACCATCTGAGAG GTAAAGCTGGGTTTTCTGTATTGACATGGGCACAAAGACTCCAAATTGCATACCAAGCTGCAAAAG GATTGGACTATCTGCATACGGGATGCAAGCCGCCAATAGTTCATAGGGATGTGAAGTGCTCAAACATTCTCTTGGGTGCAGATTTAGAGGCTAAAATAACAGATTTTGGAATTTCCAGGGTTTGGAATGAGAATGACAATTATATAACCACAAAAGTGGTTGGGACACCAGGGTATCTTGATCCTGA gTATAATGGTACTTTCCACCTCAGTAAAGCGAGTGATGTTTATGGCTTTGGAATAATCCTTCTGGAAATGATTACTGGCCAACCTCCAATAATTCGTGGCCCAAAAGTGCAACACATTGTCAGATGGATATCTCTGAGAGTTGCCAGTGAAGCAGATTTTGTTGATACAAGTATGAACGGATACTATGACTCTAGCTCTATGTGGAAGTTTCTTCAGCTAGCATTGAGGTGCACAGACTCATCAAGCAGTATGAGACCTTTAATGGCTGAAGTAGTAATCCAACTTAAAGAGATCATTGAAATGGAATCCTCCAAACAGATGACTGAGGACATGAACAGCAAAG ATGTGGAaaatgaagaagtggaagaagcATTTATAACCTCAATTGCTCAAGCAGATCGCCCCGTATGCACACATCAACTGTCAGCCAACTTGTTCACATCATGGACACACAATACTCCTGGTAGAAGGTTTTGGCGATGCAAAAATTGGAAA ATGGCCGGTGACTGTGGTTATTTCAAATGGCATGACTCTGTGCAGGAAGGTGTCGTGATAGAACAAATGGATTTCTTAATCAACCAAAGGAATGAGCTAGATGAGGAGATTAAGATGATGGATGAAGGGAATGCAATTCTGTTGAGCAAgttgaaagtcttggaagaaaaaatTGATGAACTTAAAAAGAGTAAGGAGGCACCGGAAATGAAGTCGGAGAGTAGGGACAGATTTTAG
- the LOC122001659 gene encoding putative leucine-rich repeat receptor-like serine/threonine-protein kinase At2g04300 isoform X2 produces MATIGDVATVVSLIGKVIKAATDAQMLKKEFKELVDYLELVGRQLEMLDDGELDDAAMEAFQKMGEVLFQCHDLADSCQRRRTIYLVFNGKKIQNQIRGAQEKITKYLTLIPLIHFTQVFRQFKEERKINENRHKHDRDELDIPERIAEFTDNKSQSDVHLFTYKQIVKMTHNFEKLIGRGGFGRVYYGLLEDGTDVAIKLQTQSTPQSDREFLAELRSLTRVRHTNLISLIGYCKDGSCLAIVYEYTPRGSLEDHLRGKAGFSVLTWAQRLQIAYQAAKGLDYLHTGCKPPIVHRDVKCSNILLGADLEAKITDFGISRVWNENDNYITTKVVGTPGYLDPEYNGTFHLSKASDVYGFGIILLEMITGQPPIIRGPKVQHIVRWISLRVASEADFVDTSMNGYYDSSSMWKFLQLALRCTDSSSSMRPLMAEVVIQLKEIIEMESSKQMTEDMNSKDVENEEVEEAFITSIAQADRPVCTHQLSANLFTSWTHNTPGRRFWRCKNWKMAGDCGYFKWHDSVQEGVVIEQMDFLINQRNELDEEIKMMDEGNAILLSKLKVLEEKIDELKKSKEAPEMKSESRDRF; encoded by the exons ATGGCAACTATAGGTGATGTGGCCACGGTAGTTTCCCTGATTGGTAAAGTAATAAAGGCAGCTACTGATGCCCAAATGCTGAAGAAGGAATTTAAGGAGTTAGTAGACTACTTAGAATTGGTAGGAAGACAATTGGAGATGCTTGATGATGGGGAGCTTGATGATGCTGCCATGGAAGCATTTCAGAAGATGGGGGAGGTTTTGTTTCAGTGTCATGATCTCGCTGATAGCTGCCAGCGACGAAGGACTATCTACCTTGTGTTCAATGGTAAGAAGATCCAAAACCAAATCCGAGGGGCAcaagaaaaaataacaaaatactTGACGCTTATTCCACTCATCCATTTCACACAAGTGTTTAGGCAGTTTAAG gaagaaagaaaaataaatgagAATCGGCACAAACATGATAGAGATGAATTAGACATTCCAG AAAGAATTGCTGAATTTACAGACAATAAGTCTCAAAGTGATGTTCACTTGTTCACCTATAAACAAATAGTAAAAATGACACACAACTTTGAGAAGCTCATTGGTAGAGGAGGATTCGGAAGAGTCTATTATGGACTTTTGGAAGATGGAACTGATGTTGCAATCAAGCTACAGACACAATCAACACCACAAAGTGACAGGGAGTTCTTGGCTGAG TTGAGGAGCTTAACACGAGTTCGCCACACAAACCTAATTTCTTTAATTGGCTACTGCAAGGATGGAAGTTGCCTTGCTATTGTCTATGAGTACACGCCTCGAGGAAGCCTTGAAGACCATCTGAGAG GTAAAGCTGGGTTTTCTGTATTGACATGGGCACAAAGACTCCAAATTGCATACCAAGCTGCAAAAG GATTGGACTATCTGCATACGGGATGCAAGCCGCCAATAGTTCATAGGGATGTGAAGTGCTCAAACATTCTCTTGGGTGCAGATTTAGAGGCTAAAATAACAGATTTTGGAATTTCCAGGGTTTGGAATGAGAATGACAATTATATAACCACAAAAGTGGTTGGGACACCAGGGTATCTTGATCCTGA gTATAATGGTACTTTCCACCTCAGTAAAGCGAGTGATGTTTATGGCTTTGGAATAATCCTTCTGGAAATGATTACTGGCCAACCTCCAATAATTCGTGGCCCAAAAGTGCAACACATTGTCAGATGGATATCTCTGAGAGTTGCCAGTGAAGCAGATTTTGTTGATACAAGTATGAACGGATACTATGACTCTAGCTCTATGTGGAAGTTTCTTCAGCTAGCATTGAGGTGCACAGACTCATCAAGCAGTATGAGACCTTTAATGGCTGAAGTAGTAATCCAACTTAAAGAGATCATTGAAATGGAATCCTCCAAACAGATGACTGAGGACATGAACAGCAAAG ATGTGGAaaatgaagaagtggaagaagcATTTATAACCTCAATTGCTCAAGCAGATCGCCCCGTATGCACACATCAACTGTCAGCCAACTTGTTCACATCATGGACACACAATACTCCTGGTAGAAGGTTTTGGCGATGCAAAAATTGGAAA ATGGCCGGTGACTGTGGTTATTTCAAATGGCATGACTCTGTGCAGGAAGGTGTCGTGATAGAACAAATGGATTTCTTAATCAACCAAAGGAATGAGCTAGATGAGGAGATTAAGATGATGGATGAAGGGAATGCAATTCTGTTGAGCAAgttgaaagtcttggaagaaaaaatTGATGAACTTAAAAAGAGTAAGGAGGCACCGGAAATGAAGTCGGAGAGTAGGGACAGATTTTAG
- the LOC122001659 gene encoding probable LRR receptor-like serine/threonine-protein kinase At5g59680 isoform X5 encodes MLSLKTLESDIEKGLILDFSLHLLDTFTSGIHLAKEERKINENRHKHDRDELDIPGLVAERIAEFTDNKSQSDVHLFTYKQIVKMTHNFEKLIGRGGFGRVYYGLLEDGTDVAIKLQTQSTPQSDREFLAELRSLTRVRHTNLISLIGYCKDGSCLAIVYEYTPRGSLEDHLRGKAGFSVLTWAQRLQIAYQAAKGLDYLHTGCKPPIVHRDVKCSNILLGADLEAKITDFGISRVWNENDNYITTKVVGTPGYLDPEYNGTFHLSKASDVYGFGIILLEMITGQPPIIRGPKVQHIVRWISLRVASEADFVDTSMNGYYDSSSMWKFLQLALRCTDSSSSMRPLMAEVVIQLKEIIEMESSKQMTEDMNSKDVENEEVEEAFITSIAQADRPVCTHQLSANLFTSWTHNTPGRRFWRCKNWKMAGDCGYFKWHDSVQEGVVIEQMDFLINQRNELDEEIKMMDEGNAILLSKLKVLEEKIDELKKSKEAPEMKSESRDRF; translated from the exons ATGCTAAGTTTAAAGACACTAGAAAGCGACATAGAAAAGGGGCTGATTCtggacttttctcttcatctTCTTGATACATTTACATCTGGGATTCATCTGGCTAAG gaagaaagaaaaataaatgagAATCGGCACAAACATGATAGAGATGAATTAGACATTCCAG GTTTGGTTGCAGAAAGAATTGCTGAATTTACAGACAATAAGTCTCAAAGTGATGTTCACTTGTTCACCTATAAACAAATAGTAAAAATGACACACAACTTTGAGAAGCTCATTGGTAGAGGAGGATTCGGAAGAGTCTATTATGGACTTTTGGAAGATGGAACTGATGTTGCAATCAAGCTACAGACACAATCAACACCACAAAGTGACAGGGAGTTCTTGGCTGAG TTGAGGAGCTTAACACGAGTTCGCCACACAAACCTAATTTCTTTAATTGGCTACTGCAAGGATGGAAGTTGCCTTGCTATTGTCTATGAGTACACGCCTCGAGGAAGCCTTGAAGACCATCTGAGAG GTAAAGCTGGGTTTTCTGTATTGACATGGGCACAAAGACTCCAAATTGCATACCAAGCTGCAAAAG GATTGGACTATCTGCATACGGGATGCAAGCCGCCAATAGTTCATAGGGATGTGAAGTGCTCAAACATTCTCTTGGGTGCAGATTTAGAGGCTAAAATAACAGATTTTGGAATTTCCAGGGTTTGGAATGAGAATGACAATTATATAACCACAAAAGTGGTTGGGACACCAGGGTATCTTGATCCTGA gTATAATGGTACTTTCCACCTCAGTAAAGCGAGTGATGTTTATGGCTTTGGAATAATCCTTCTGGAAATGATTACTGGCCAACCTCCAATAATTCGTGGCCCAAAAGTGCAACACATTGTCAGATGGATATCTCTGAGAGTTGCCAGTGAAGCAGATTTTGTTGATACAAGTATGAACGGATACTATGACTCTAGCTCTATGTGGAAGTTTCTTCAGCTAGCATTGAGGTGCACAGACTCATCAAGCAGTATGAGACCTTTAATGGCTGAAGTAGTAATCCAACTTAAAGAGATCATTGAAATGGAATCCTCCAAACAGATGACTGAGGACATGAACAGCAAAG ATGTGGAaaatgaagaagtggaagaagcATTTATAACCTCAATTGCTCAAGCAGATCGCCCCGTATGCACACATCAACTGTCAGCCAACTTGTTCACATCATGGACACACAATACTCCTGGTAGAAGGTTTTGGCGATGCAAAAATTGGAAA ATGGCCGGTGACTGTGGTTATTTCAAATGGCATGACTCTGTGCAGGAAGGTGTCGTGATAGAACAAATGGATTTCTTAATCAACCAAAGGAATGAGCTAGATGAGGAGATTAAGATGATGGATGAAGGGAATGCAATTCTGTTGAGCAAgttgaaagtcttggaagaaaaaatTGATGAACTTAAAAAGAGTAAGGAGGCACCGGAAATGAAGTCGGAGAGTAGGGACAGATTTTAG
- the LOC122001659 gene encoding putative leucine-rich repeat receptor-like serine/threonine-protein kinase At2g04300 isoform X1, producing MATIGDVATVVSLIGKVIKAATDAQMLKKEFKELVDYLELVGRQLEMLDDGELDDAAMEAFQKMGEVLFQCHDLADSCQRRRTIYLVFNGKKIQNQIRGAQEKITKYLTLIPLIHFTQVFRQFKEERKINENRHKHDRDELDIPGLVAERIAEFTDNKSQSDVHLFTYKQIVKMTHNFEKLIGRGGFGRVYYGLLEDGTDVAIKLQTQSTPQSDREFLAELRSLTRVRHTNLISLIGYCKDGSCLAIVYEYTPRGSLEDHLRGKAGFSVLTWAQRLQIAYQAAKGLDYLHTGCKPPIVHRDVKCSNILLGADLEAKITDFGISRVWNENDNYITTKVVGTPGYLDPEYNGTFHLSKASDVYGFGIILLEMITGQPPIIRGPKVQHIVRWISLRVASEADFVDTSMNGYYDSSSMWKFLQLALRCTDSSSSMRPLMAEVVIQLKEIIEMESSKQMTEDMNSKDVENEEVEEAFITSIAQADRPVCTHQLSANLFTSWTHNTPGRRFWRCKNWKMAGDCGYFKWHDSVQEGVVIEQMDFLINQRNELDEEIKMMDEGNAILLSKLKVLEEKIDELKKSKEAPEMKSESRDRF from the exons ATGGCAACTATAGGTGATGTGGCCACGGTAGTTTCCCTGATTGGTAAAGTAATAAAGGCAGCTACTGATGCCCAAATGCTGAAGAAGGAATTTAAGGAGTTAGTAGACTACTTAGAATTGGTAGGAAGACAATTGGAGATGCTTGATGATGGGGAGCTTGATGATGCTGCCATGGAAGCATTTCAGAAGATGGGGGAGGTTTTGTTTCAGTGTCATGATCTCGCTGATAGCTGCCAGCGACGAAGGACTATCTACCTTGTGTTCAATGGTAAGAAGATCCAAAACCAAATCCGAGGGGCAcaagaaaaaataacaaaatactTGACGCTTATTCCACTCATCCATTTCACACAAGTGTTTAGGCAGTTTAAG gaagaaagaaaaataaatgagAATCGGCACAAACATGATAGAGATGAATTAGACATTCCAG GTTTGGTTGCAGAAAGAATTGCTGAATTTACAGACAATAAGTCTCAAAGTGATGTTCACTTGTTCACCTATAAACAAATAGTAAAAATGACACACAACTTTGAGAAGCTCATTGGTAGAGGAGGATTCGGAAGAGTCTATTATGGACTTTTGGAAGATGGAACTGATGTTGCAATCAAGCTACAGACACAATCAACACCACAAAGTGACAGGGAGTTCTTGGCTGAG TTGAGGAGCTTAACACGAGTTCGCCACACAAACCTAATTTCTTTAATTGGCTACTGCAAGGATGGAAGTTGCCTTGCTATTGTCTATGAGTACACGCCTCGAGGAAGCCTTGAAGACCATCTGAGAG GTAAAGCTGGGTTTTCTGTATTGACATGGGCACAAAGACTCCAAATTGCATACCAAGCTGCAAAAG GATTGGACTATCTGCATACGGGATGCAAGCCGCCAATAGTTCATAGGGATGTGAAGTGCTCAAACATTCTCTTGGGTGCAGATTTAGAGGCTAAAATAACAGATTTTGGAATTTCCAGGGTTTGGAATGAGAATGACAATTATATAACCACAAAAGTGGTTGGGACACCAGGGTATCTTGATCCTGA gTATAATGGTACTTTCCACCTCAGTAAAGCGAGTGATGTTTATGGCTTTGGAATAATCCTTCTGGAAATGATTACTGGCCAACCTCCAATAATTCGTGGCCCAAAAGTGCAACACATTGTCAGATGGATATCTCTGAGAGTTGCCAGTGAAGCAGATTTTGTTGATACAAGTATGAACGGATACTATGACTCTAGCTCTATGTGGAAGTTTCTTCAGCTAGCATTGAGGTGCACAGACTCATCAAGCAGTATGAGACCTTTAATGGCTGAAGTAGTAATCCAACTTAAAGAGATCATTGAAATGGAATCCTCCAAACAGATGACTGAGGACATGAACAGCAAAG ATGTGGAaaatgaagaagtggaagaagcATTTATAACCTCAATTGCTCAAGCAGATCGCCCCGTATGCACACATCAACTGTCAGCCAACTTGTTCACATCATGGACACACAATACTCCTGGTAGAAGGTTTTGGCGATGCAAAAATTGGAAA ATGGCCGGTGACTGTGGTTATTTCAAATGGCATGACTCTGTGCAGGAAGGTGTCGTGATAGAACAAATGGATTTCTTAATCAACCAAAGGAATGAGCTAGATGAGGAGATTAAGATGATGGATGAAGGGAATGCAATTCTGTTGAGCAAgttgaaagtcttggaagaaaaaatTGATGAACTTAAAAAGAGTAAGGAGGCACCGGAAATGAAGTCGGAGAGTAGGGACAGATTTTAG
- the LOC122001659 gene encoding probable LRR receptor-like serine/threonine-protein kinase At5g59680 isoform X4 produces MMGSLMMLPWKHFRRWGRFCFSVMISLIAASDEGLSTLCSMEERKINENRHKHDRDELDIPGLVAERIAEFTDNKSQSDVHLFTYKQIVKMTHNFEKLIGRGGFGRVYYGLLEDGTDVAIKLQTQSTPQSDREFLAELRSLTRVRHTNLISLIGYCKDGSCLAIVYEYTPRGSLEDHLRGKAGFSVLTWAQRLQIAYQAAKGLDYLHTGCKPPIVHRDVKCSNILLGADLEAKITDFGISRVWNENDNYITTKVVGTPGYLDPEYNGTFHLSKASDVYGFGIILLEMITGQPPIIRGPKVQHIVRWISLRVASEADFVDTSMNGYYDSSSMWKFLQLALRCTDSSSSMRPLMAEVVIQLKEIIEMESSKQMTEDMNSKDVENEEVEEAFITSIAQADRPVCTHQLSANLFTSWTHNTPGRRFWRCKNWKMAGDCGYFKWHDSVQEGVVIEQMDFLINQRNELDEEIKMMDEGNAILLSKLKVLEEKIDELKKSKEAPEMKSESRDRF; encoded by the exons ATGATGGGGAGCTTGATGATGCTGCCATGGAAGCATTTCAGAAGATGGGGGAGGTTTTGTTTCAGTGTCATGATCTCGCTGATAGCTGCCAGCGACGAAGGACTATCTACCTTGTGTTCAATG gaagaaagaaaaataaatgagAATCGGCACAAACATGATAGAGATGAATTAGACATTCCAG GTTTGGTTGCAGAAAGAATTGCTGAATTTACAGACAATAAGTCTCAAAGTGATGTTCACTTGTTCACCTATAAACAAATAGTAAAAATGACACACAACTTTGAGAAGCTCATTGGTAGAGGAGGATTCGGAAGAGTCTATTATGGACTTTTGGAAGATGGAACTGATGTTGCAATCAAGCTACAGACACAATCAACACCACAAAGTGACAGGGAGTTCTTGGCTGAG TTGAGGAGCTTAACACGAGTTCGCCACACAAACCTAATTTCTTTAATTGGCTACTGCAAGGATGGAAGTTGCCTTGCTATTGTCTATGAGTACACGCCTCGAGGAAGCCTTGAAGACCATCTGAGAG GTAAAGCTGGGTTTTCTGTATTGACATGGGCACAAAGACTCCAAATTGCATACCAAGCTGCAAAAG GATTGGACTATCTGCATACGGGATGCAAGCCGCCAATAGTTCATAGGGATGTGAAGTGCTCAAACATTCTCTTGGGTGCAGATTTAGAGGCTAAAATAACAGATTTTGGAATTTCCAGGGTTTGGAATGAGAATGACAATTATATAACCACAAAAGTGGTTGGGACACCAGGGTATCTTGATCCTGA gTATAATGGTACTTTCCACCTCAGTAAAGCGAGTGATGTTTATGGCTTTGGAATAATCCTTCTGGAAATGATTACTGGCCAACCTCCAATAATTCGTGGCCCAAAAGTGCAACACATTGTCAGATGGATATCTCTGAGAGTTGCCAGTGAAGCAGATTTTGTTGATACAAGTATGAACGGATACTATGACTCTAGCTCTATGTGGAAGTTTCTTCAGCTAGCATTGAGGTGCACAGACTCATCAAGCAGTATGAGACCTTTAATGGCTGAAGTAGTAATCCAACTTAAAGAGATCATTGAAATGGAATCCTCCAAACAGATGACTGAGGACATGAACAGCAAAG ATGTGGAaaatgaagaagtggaagaagcATTTATAACCTCAATTGCTCAAGCAGATCGCCCCGTATGCACACATCAACTGTCAGCCAACTTGTTCACATCATGGACACACAATACTCCTGGTAGAAGGTTTTGGCGATGCAAAAATTGGAAA ATGGCCGGTGACTGTGGTTATTTCAAATGGCATGACTCTGTGCAGGAAGGTGTCGTGATAGAACAAATGGATTTCTTAATCAACCAAAGGAATGAGCTAGATGAGGAGATTAAGATGATGGATGAAGGGAATGCAATTCTGTTGAGCAAgttgaaagtcttggaagaaaaaatTGATGAACTTAAAAAGAGTAAGGAGGCACCGGAAATGAAGTCGGAGAGTAGGGACAGATTTTAG